The Streptomyces sp. NBC_01775 genome includes a region encoding these proteins:
- the purB gene encoding adenylosuccinate lyase — protein sequence MTDKPRIPNVLASRYASPELVRIWSPESKVVLERRLWLAVLKAQRDLGIGVPDEAVADYERVVEDVDLASIAEREKVTRHDVKARIEEFNALAGHEHVHKGMTSRDLTENVEQLQIRLSLELARDRTVALLVRLGKLAGEHAELVMAGRSHNVPAQATTLGKRFASGADELLVAFARLEELLRRYPLRGVKGPVGTAQDMLDLLGGDGEKLADLERRIAEHLGFGQVFTSVGQVYPRSLDHEVVGALVQLGGAPSSLAKTIRLMAGQELVTEGFKEGQVGSSAMPHKMNTRSCERVNGLMVILRGYASMAAELAGDQWNEGDVSCSVVRRVALPDAFFAFDGMLETFLTVLDEFGVFPAVVTRELDRYLPFLATTKVLMAAVRAGVGRETAHETIKEHAVASALALRQGAEHNELLDRLAADSRIPLDREALGALMDDRLSFTGAAGAQTAEVVARVEEVAKTHPQAAAYAPGAIL from the coding sequence GTGACTGACAAGCCGCGTATCCCGAACGTCCTGGCGTCCCGCTACGCCTCCCCCGAGCTGGTCCGTATCTGGTCCCCCGAGTCGAAGGTCGTGCTGGAGCGACGGCTGTGGCTCGCCGTGCTGAAAGCACAGCGGGACCTGGGCATCGGTGTGCCGGACGAGGCGGTGGCCGACTACGAGCGCGTGGTCGAGGACGTGGACCTGGCCTCCATCGCGGAGCGCGAGAAGGTCACCCGGCACGATGTGAAGGCCCGCATCGAGGAATTCAACGCGCTGGCCGGGCACGAGCACGTGCACAAGGGCATGACCTCGCGGGATCTGACGGAGAACGTCGAGCAGTTGCAGATCCGGCTGTCCCTGGAGCTGGCGCGGGATCGCACCGTCGCGCTGCTGGTGCGGCTGGGAAAGCTGGCGGGCGAGCACGCCGAGCTGGTGATGGCGGGCCGTTCGCACAACGTCCCCGCGCAGGCCACCACCCTCGGCAAGCGCTTCGCGTCGGGCGCCGACGAGCTGCTGGTGGCCTTTGCCCGGCTGGAGGAGCTGCTGCGCCGCTACCCGCTGCGCGGCGTCAAGGGCCCGGTCGGCACGGCACAGGACATGCTGGACCTGCTGGGCGGTGACGGGGAGAAGCTCGCCGACCTGGAGCGCAGGATCGCCGAGCACCTCGGCTTCGGGCAGGTGTTCACCTCGGTCGGGCAGGTCTACCCGCGCTCCTTGGACCACGAGGTGGTCGGCGCTCTGGTGCAGCTGGGCGGGGCGCCCTCGTCGCTGGCCAAGACGATCCGGCTGATGGCCGGGCAGGAGCTGGTGACCGAGGGCTTCAAGGAGGGCCAGGTCGGCTCCTCGGCGATGCCGCACAAGATGAACACCCGCTCCTGCGAGCGGGTCAACGGGCTCATGGTGATCCTGCGCGGCTATGCCTCGATGGCGGCCGAGCTGGCGGGCGACCAGTGGAACGAGGGCGACGTGTCCTGCTCGGTGGTGCGCCGCGTGGCGCTGCCGGACGCGTTCTTCGCCTTCGACGGGATGCTGGAGACGTTCTTGACGGTGCTGGACGAGTTCGGCGTCTTCCCCGCCGTGGTCACCCGTGAGCTGGACCGCTATCTGCCGTTCCTGGCCACGACGAAGGTCTTGATGGCCGCCGTGCGGGCCGGGGTGGGCCGCGAGACGGCACACGAGACGATCAAGGAGCACGCGGTGGCCTCGGCGCTGGCGCTGCGCCAGGGCGCCGAGCACAACGAGCTGCTGGACCGACTGGCGGCCGACTCCCGCATCCCCCTGGACCGGGAGGCGCTGGGCGCACTGATGGACGACCGGCTGTCCTTCACCGGCGCCGCCGGGGCGCAGACGGCCGAGGTCGTGGCGCGCGTCGAGGAGGTCGCCAAGACGCACCCGCAGGCGGCGGCGTACGCGCCGGGGGCGATCCTCTGA
- a CDS encoding SGNH/GDSL hydrolase family protein: protein MTSAASTGPIRSFVALGDSFTEGMSDLLPGGTYRGWADLLAARLAALEPDFHYANLAVRGKLIGQIVQDQTAPAAAMGADLVTLVGGLNDVLRPNCDTRRVCALLEEAVGKLAPSAGTLVLMRSPGRKGPVLERYRPRMELLFDFIDELAERHGALVVDLYASEALSDPRLWADDRLHLTDEGHLRVAEAVWQRLGLPSEADWNAPLPPSEPPSWAARRAADARFARTHLLPWIGRRLTGRSTGDGRTCKRPELAPLACGDTP from the coding sequence GTGACCAGCGCAGCTTCCACCGGGCCCATCCGTTCCTTCGTCGCCTTGGGTGACTCGTTCACCGAGGGCATGTCGGACCTCCTCCCAGGTGGCACCTATCGGGGCTGGGCCGACCTGCTGGCGGCCCGCCTGGCGGCCCTGGAGCCGGACTTCCATTACGCGAACCTCGCCGTGCGCGGCAAGCTCATCGGGCAGATCGTCCAGGACCAGACCGCACCGGCCGCCGCCATGGGTGCCGACCTGGTGACGCTGGTCGGCGGCCTCAACGACGTGCTGCGGCCCAACTGCGACACCCGGCGGGTGTGCGCGCTGCTGGAGGAGGCGGTGGGCAAGCTGGCGCCGTCGGCCGGGACGCTCGTGCTGATGCGCAGCCCGGGACGCAAGGGCCCGGTGCTGGAGCGCTACCGGCCGCGGATGGAGCTGCTCTTCGACTTCATCGACGAGCTGGCCGAGCGGCACGGCGCCCTCGTCGTCGACCTGTACGCCTCCGAGGCGCTGAGCGACCCGAGGCTGTGGGCGGACGACCGGCTGCATCTGACCGACGAGGGGCACCTCAGGGTCGCCGAGGCGGTCTGGCAGCGCCTGGGCCTGCCGTCGGAGGCGGACTGGAACGCCCCGCTCCCGCCGTCCGAGCCGCCGTCGTGGGCGGCACGCCGGGCGGCGGACGCGCGCTTCGCCAGGACACATCTGCTGCCGTGGATAGGCCGTCGGCTGACGGGCCGCTCCACCGGGGACGGGCGGACGTGCAAGCGGCCCGAGCTGGCCCCGCTGGCCTGCGGCGACACCCCATAG
- a CDS encoding hemolysin family protein, whose protein sequence is MTAVQLFIGLLTLVVNAFFVGAEFALISVRRAQVEPLAQAGDKRARKVLWGLEHVAALLAAAQLGITLCTLVLGVVAEPAIAHLLEPLFHAASVPEGAIHPISFVIALAVSTYLHMLLGEMVPKNIALAGPERAALVLGPPLVALTRALRPVIFSINAVANGLLKLLRVEPKSEVEAAFSDDDLAQMVADSSEAGLLDDRSTERLRDALELGRRPVGDVAQPLEKLVTARRGVTPEGLERLSADSGYSRFPVVDDDGRVLGYLHVKDALDASPREQPFPVTAMRPIARVRAALPLDDVLGAMRSSGTHLAAVTGADGRAAGVVTMEDVLRELVGQA, encoded by the coding sequence ATGACGGCGGTACAGCTCTTCATCGGATTGCTGACCCTGGTGGTCAACGCCTTCTTCGTCGGCGCCGAATTCGCGCTGATCTCGGTGCGGCGCGCACAGGTCGAGCCGCTCGCGCAGGCCGGTGACAAGCGGGCCCGCAAGGTGCTGTGGGGCCTGGAGCACGTGGCGGCGCTGCTGGCGGCGGCGCAGCTGGGCATCACGCTGTGCACGCTGGTGCTGGGTGTCGTGGCCGAGCCGGCCATCGCCCACCTGCTGGAGCCGCTCTTCCACGCGGCGAGCGTGCCCGAGGGCGCCATCCACCCCATCTCGTTCGTGATCGCGCTGGCGGTCTCGACCTACCTGCACATGCTGCTGGGCGAGATGGTGCCCAAGAACATCGCGCTGGCCGGTCCCGAGCGGGCCGCGCTGGTGCTGGGCCCGCCGCTGGTGGCGCTCACCCGGGCCCTGCGGCCGGTGATCTTCTCGATCAACGCGGTGGCGAACGGGCTGCTGAAGTTGTTGCGGGTCGAGCCCAAGAGCGAGGTCGAGGCCGCGTTCTCGGACGACGATCTGGCGCAGATGGTGGCCGACTCCAGTGAGGCCGGGCTGCTGGACGACCGCTCGACCGAGCGGCTGCGGGACGCGCTGGAGCTGGGCAGGCGCCCGGTCGGCGATGTGGCGCAGCCGCTGGAGAAGCTGGTGACGGCGCGCCGGGGAGTGACCCCGGAGGGCCTGGAGCGGCTGTCGGCCGACTCGGGCTACTCGCGCTTCCCCGTCGTCGACGACGACGGGCGGGTGCTGGGGTATCTCCACGTCAAGGACGCGCTGGACGCCTCGCCGCGCGAGCAGCCCTTCCCGGTCACCGCGATGCGGCCCATCGCACGGGTGCGCGCCGCGCTGCCGCTGGACGACGTGCTGGGCGCGATGCGCTCCAGCGGGACACACCTGGCGGCCGTGACCGGCGCCGACGGCCGGGCCGCGGGCGTGGTGACCATGGAGGATGTGCTGCGGGAGCTGGTCGGCCAGGCCTGA
- a CDS encoding hemolysin family protein, producing MTEVLLLFVSLLLAVACGAFVAAEFSLTTVERSELERAEQRGERGAQSALAAVRSLTFQLSGAQLGITVTNLVVGMLAEPSISKLLAGPLRSAGVPSSASSSVALVIGTALSTVVLMVVGELVPKNWAISKPLPVAKAVATPQRVFSAAFRPLIRHLNNTANRILLRMGLEPTEELASARSPQELVALARHSAKEGALEEDTADLFVRTLHLAELTAENVMTPRVQVTSLEVQATAEDVANATRATGLSRFPVYRGSLDTVVGIVRIKDVLAVPAGERRLRPVTDLMREALLVPESLTVDRLLDQLSGGDRSIAVVIDEYGGTAGVVTLEDIIEEVVGEVRDEHDPLETPDLAPAGQDERGRRIYDADGAARTDQLEAIGLRAPEGPYETLAGLIATELGRIPTTGDTVTVVGWRIEVADASGRRAARALLTGPAPGDDPADAEDRADGAEARR from the coding sequence ATGACGGAAGTGCTGCTGCTGTTTGTGTCGCTGCTGCTGGCTGTGGCGTGCGGCGCGTTCGTCGCTGCGGAGTTCTCCTTGACGACGGTCGAGCGCAGCGAGCTGGAGCGGGCCGAGCAGCGCGGCGAGCGCGGTGCGCAGAGCGCGCTGGCGGCCGTACGGTCCCTCACCTTCCAGCTCTCGGGTGCCCAGCTGGGCATCACCGTCACCAATCTGGTCGTCGGCATGCTCGCCGAGCCGTCCATCTCCAAGCTGCTCGCCGGCCCGCTGCGCTCCGCCGGAGTGCCTTCCTCGGCGTCCTCGTCGGTCGCACTGGTCATCGGCACGGCGCTGTCCACGGTCGTGCTGATGGTCGTGGGCGAGCTGGTGCCCAAGAACTGGGCCATCTCCAAGCCGCTGCCGGTGGCCAAGGCCGTGGCGACGCCGCAGCGCGTCTTCTCCGCGGCCTTCCGCCCGCTGATCCGCCATCTGAACAACACGGCCAACCGGATCCTGCTGCGGATGGGCCTGGAGCCCACCGAGGAGCTGGCCTCGGCCCGCTCGCCGCAGGAGCTGGTGGCGCTGGCGCGGCACTCGGCGAAGGAGGGCGCGCTGGAGGAGGACACCGCCGACCTGTTCGTGCGCACCCTGCACCTGGCCGAGCTGACCGCGGAGAACGTGATGACCCCGCGCGTGCAGGTCACCTCGCTGGAGGTGCAGGCCACGGCGGAGGACGTCGCGAACGCGACCCGCGCCACCGGCCTGTCCCGCTTCCCCGTCTACCGGGGCAGCCTGGACACCGTCGTCGGCATCGTACGGATCAAGGACGTGCTGGCGGTCCCCGCGGGCGAGCGGCGGCTGCGGCCGGTGACCGACCTGATGCGGGAGGCGCTGCTGGTGCCCGAGTCGCTGACCGTCGACCGGCTGCTGGACCAGCTCTCGGGCGGGGATCGCAGCATCGCGGTCGTCATCGACGAATACGGCGGCACCGCGGGCGTCGTCACCCTGGAGGACATCATCGAGGAAGTCGTCGGCGAGGTCCGCGACGAGCACGACCCGCTGGAGACGCCGGACCTGGCGCCGGCGGGCCAGGACGAGCGGGGCCGGCGGATCTACGACGCCGACGGCGCCGCGCGCACCGACCAGCTGGAGGCCATCGGCCTGCGCGCCCCCGAGGGCCCCTACGAGACGCTCGCCGGGCTCATCGCCACCGAGCTGGGCCGTATCCCGACGACGGGCGACACGGTGACCGTCGTCGGCTGGCGGATCGAGGTGGCCGACGCGAGCGGCAGACGGGCAGCCCGGGCACTGCTCACCGGCCCGGCGCCGGGGGACGATCCCGCTGACGCCGAGGACCGGGCCGACGGGGCGGAGGCGCGGCGATGA
- a CDS encoding GNAT family N-acetyltransferase, translating into MSDLRIRAAGKADIDGVLAFWSEAAEGTSVSDDREGVARLIARDPEALLLAEREGRTVGTVIAGWDGWRCSLYRLAVLPAERRQGIARALLAAAEERFAALGGRRGDAMVLDRNEQAHRAWEAAGYAPQPQWSRWVKSLANG; encoded by the coding sequence ATGAGCGATCTTCGGATACGGGCCGCGGGCAAGGCGGACATCGACGGCGTACTGGCTTTCTGGAGCGAGGCGGCCGAGGGGACGAGCGTCAGCGACGACCGCGAGGGGGTGGCCCGGTTGATCGCGCGCGATCCGGAGGCGCTGCTCCTCGCGGAGCGCGAGGGCCGGACGGTGGGCACCGTGATCGCGGGCTGGGACGGCTGGCGGTGCTCGCTCTACCGGCTGGCCGTGCTGCCCGCCGAGCGGCGCCAGGGCATCGCGCGGGCGCTGCTGGCCGCGGCCGAGGAGCGGTTCGCGGCGCTGGGCGGCCGGCGGGGCGACGCGATGGTGCTGGACCGCAACGAGCAGGCGCACCGCGCCTGGGAGGCCGCGGGCTACGCTCCCCAGCCGCAGTGGAGCCGCTGGGTCAAATCTCTGGCCAACGGCTGA
- a CDS encoding LLM class F420-dependent oxidoreductase, translated as MPRPFRFAVNMLTFDSGQDFRARCRLAEQRGYDTILVPDHLGMPAPFSALVAAAQVTERPRLGTFVLNAGFWNPALLAREAATCDQLTGGRLELGLGAGYVKAEHDAAGLPFASPGGRVDHLEHTVKEVKRLLADPEQGPRPLQERMPVVIGGNGERVLDLAAREADVMGFTGARQAPGKPEGTLVLTPPSDLERRTSAFRELTSGRREPVELNYLIQVVADSADRRAKVAELTPYAPDVSEKELLEHPALLLGSPKEMAEQLRAHRERFGLSYFTVLDRNMEAFAPVIEELAGG; from the coding sequence ATGCCGCGCCCGTTCCGCTTCGCCGTCAACATGCTCACCTTCGACAGCGGCCAGGACTTCCGGGCCCGCTGCCGCCTCGCCGAGCAGCGGGGCTACGACACGATCCTCGTACCCGACCATCTGGGCATGCCCGCCCCCTTCTCCGCGCTGGTCGCCGCAGCGCAGGTGACAGAACGGCCGCGGCTGGGCACCTTCGTGCTCAACGCGGGCTTCTGGAACCCGGCGCTGCTGGCCCGCGAGGCCGCCACCTGTGACCAGCTCACCGGTGGGCGGCTGGAGCTGGGGCTGGGCGCGGGCTATGTGAAGGCCGAACACGACGCGGCCGGGCTGCCGTTCGCCTCCCCCGGCGGACGGGTCGACCACCTGGAGCACACCGTCAAGGAGGTCAAGCGGCTGCTGGCCGACCCGGAGCAGGGGCCCAGGCCGCTCCAGGAGCGGATGCCGGTCGTCATCGGCGGCAACGGCGAGCGCGTGCTGGACCTGGCGGCGCGGGAGGCGGACGTCATGGGCTTCACCGGCGCCCGGCAGGCACCCGGGAAGCCCGAGGGGACGCTGGTGCTGACGCCCCCCTCGGACCTGGAGCGGCGCACCTCGGCGTTCCGTGAACTGACGAGCGGACGGCGCGAGCCGGTCGAGCTGAACTATCTCATCCAGGTGGTCGCCGACTCCGCTGACCGCCGCGCGAAGGTGGCGGAACTCACCCCGTACGCACCGGACGTGAGCGAGAAGGAGCTGCTGGAGCACCCGGCGCTGCTGCTGGGCTCGCCCAAGGAGATGGCCGAGCAGCTGCGTGCGCACCGCGAGCGCTTCGGACTCTCGTACTTCACCGTGCTGGACCGGAACATGGAGGCGTTCGCGCCGGTGATCGAGGAGCTGGCCGGCGGCTGA
- a CDS encoding MFS transporter, with translation MDTRKSRPDDNTVPPQRGAPGAPHEPGAGRRRRWAMDTRPLRRPAYRRMWSSTIATSVGSQLTAVAVPKQVYDITGSSAWVGYASLAGLLPLIVFALWGGAVADRMDRRKLLLITDAGLATTSVLLWAQALTGLDSVPVLMVLLAAQQAFFGVGSPTRSASIPRLVPAGEVPAASALGSTVSQTGMLVGPLLAGALIPLIGLAELYLLDSVALCAAVWADWRLPALPPLTDSGSAAGTGGGAGTGSPRSGWREIVAGFRYMSLHKVLLLSFLADIIAMVFGMPRALFPQLASETFAPWGTGLALGLLFAAIPVGAVLGGLMSGTFSHARRHGLMVLCAVAAWGVAITGFGLSTGLWVALAFLVVAGVADMVSMVFRQAILLSAATDAMRGRLQGVFTIVVAGGPRLADVLHGSTGAALGPRPAIAGGGVLVVVLTLALASVPALRRYKV, from the coding sequence GTGGACACCAGGAAGAGCCGACCCGACGACAACACGGTCCCACCGCAGCGCGGCGCGCCCGGGGCCCCGCACGAGCCGGGAGCGGGCCGACGGCGCCGCTGGGCGATGGACACGCGCCCGCTGCGGCGGCCGGCCTACCGCCGCATGTGGTCCTCGACCATCGCCACCTCCGTGGGCAGCCAGCTGACCGCCGTCGCCGTGCCCAAGCAGGTCTACGACATCACCGGATCCTCGGCATGGGTCGGCTACGCCAGCCTGGCCGGGCTGCTGCCGCTGATCGTCTTCGCGCTGTGGGGCGGCGCGGTCGCCGACCGGATGGACCGGCGCAAGCTGCTGCTGATCACCGACGCCGGTCTCGCCACCACCTCGGTGCTGCTGTGGGCACAGGCCCTGACCGGGCTGGATTCGGTGCCGGTGCTGATGGTGCTGCTCGCGGCGCAGCAGGCGTTCTTCGGGGTGGGGTCGCCCACGCGCAGCGCCTCCATACCCCGCCTGGTGCCCGCGGGTGAGGTGCCCGCAGCCAGCGCGCTGGGCTCGACCGTCTCGCAGACGGGCATGCTCGTCGGACCACTGCTGGCCGGCGCCCTCATTCCGCTGATCGGCCTGGCCGAGCTCTACCTCCTCGACTCGGTGGCCCTGTGCGCGGCGGTGTGGGCCGACTGGCGGCTGCCGGCACTGCCGCCGCTGACCGATTCCGGGTCCGCGGCAGGGACCGGGGGCGGGGCCGGGACCGGCTCCCCGCGCTCGGGATGGCGCGAGATCGTGGCGGGCTTCCGCTATATGTCCCTGCACAAGGTGCTGCTGCTGTCGTTCCTGGCCGACATCATCGCGATGGTCTTCGGCATGCCCCGCGCGCTGTTCCCGCAGCTCGCCTCGGAGACGTTCGCACCCTGGGGGACGGGGCTCGCGCTCGGGCTGCTGTTCGCCGCCATTCCGGTCGGGGCCGTCCTGGGCGGGCTGATGTCCGGCACGTTCTCCCACGCGCGGCGGCACGGGCTCATGGTGCTCTGCGCGGTCGCGGCGTGGGGCGTGGCCATCACCGGGTTCGGCCTCAGCACCGGCTTGTGGGTGGCGCTGGCCTTCCTGGTCGTCGCCGGAGTGGCCGACATGGTCTCCATGGTCTTCCGCCAGGCCATCTTGCTGTCGGCCGCGACCGACGCGATGCGCGGACGGCTGCAAGGCGTCTTCACGATCGTGGTCGCCGGAGGCCCGCGCCTGGCGGACGTCCTGCACGGCTCCACCGGCGCCGCCCTCGGCCCGCGCCCGGCCATCGCGGGCGGCGGCGTGCTCGTCGTCGTCCTGACGCTCGCGTTGGCCTCGGTTCCCGCGCTGCGCCGCTACAAGGTCTGA
- a CDS encoding toxin-antitoxin system HicB family antitoxin produces the protein MAKTQMNVRVDETTAQAARERALAQGVSVNRYIEELVQRDAAEVGRAFVDAAADFMKSYEHLFAEEFGPSETGGSGSGSLPKA, from the coding sequence GTGGCGAAGACACAGATGAATGTGCGGGTGGATGAGACCACCGCGCAGGCAGCCAGAGAGCGCGCACTCGCCCAGGGGGTCAGTGTGAACAGGTACATCGAAGAGCTGGTCCAGCGGGACGCGGCCGAGGTCGGCCGCGCCTTCGTGGACGCGGCGGCCGACTTCATGAAGAGCTACGAGCACCTGTTCGCCGAGGAGTTCGGCCCCTCGGAGACCGGTGGAAGCGGGTCCGGAAGCCTGCCGAAGGCGTGA
- a CDS encoding fic family toxin-antitoxin system, toxin component, with the protein MSVRIDLAWLLILAEEQTPGDPRVSDYGALVAAISRHEAAIFDRPVYAEPHDRAAALLQILLHVPALERSNALFASAVAYGYLVASGLKVVTSPERIRDLARLVKDGTTGLPDIAAELRTWTL; encoded by the coding sequence GTGAGCGTACGCATAGACCTCGCCTGGCTGCTCATCCTGGCCGAGGAGCAGACCCCCGGCGACCCCCGCGTCAGCGACTACGGCGCGCTCGTGGCCGCCATCAGCCGCCACGAGGCGGCCATATTCGACCGCCCCGTGTACGCCGAACCCCACGACCGCGCGGCGGCGCTGTTGCAGATCCTGCTGCACGTCCCCGCGCTGGAGCGGTCCAACGCGCTGTTCGCCTCGGCCGTCGCCTACGGCTATCTCGTCGCCAGCGGCCTGAAGGTCGTCACCTCGCCCGAGCGGATCCGCGACCTGGCGCGCCTGGTCAAGGACGGTACGACCGGGCTGCCCGACATCGCCGCCGAGCTGCGCACCTGGACGCTCTGA